In the Aythya fuligula isolate bAytFul2 chromosome 8, bAytFul2.pri, whole genome shotgun sequence genome, one interval contains:
- the AKNAD1 gene encoding protein AKNAD1 isoform X4, which yields MEPGSEQLGPPAHSASPTCSAGEQEELPYDGDEGPSSKYSSNAEGLRDCPGNMPHVLSVSCSEDEAACKEQLPNAKMSNGLWRHFPEGELLNTWQLIECETIPETSYTESIGETTTKPETHEHSQGSSTPEQWATTGEEYHREKQEDGCTAGKNPSVLNEKFVSKRSVSAAGSCGCRHNSSQLRSGYEDTHRSHNTKEQREVFKKTASSPRLIHGDVHQCLPDFSEITSELKVPKINENIKSVPTTEPTKSFPILLSQSETMDNILEGNCSRSVEVENQEMRIPELLQQLKILPQPDFAPPSFVVYSGGAGTSSQVFTAPAPKTTQHLPDPRLPHGTMVSAFPAAGTVQVHCLSPSNLLPELTQGEKMSQILKEQTDQLKIKVEDFTKRMTHETFVPQDNYLALNQLRKYLDALERSYLTAREEHRVLQLQNYKDKSIHVGEFDPERKVEGEIFRLGTLLEDIQEQTDDCKYSLAPSLISDESAHSSNPLWESSVVPSITDPPEEATFLHKNKRENTSQTSDVIPQTNHLFSFEAAKCNLCPHMLQKRAESTSRREMEPLGKGYLLASKHYSSVMAVIQKTSQPVTLTVHKARNLWNMRLKVTEHSIQDYIKRKKDLNSDALEKAVINSNTGITNSLFSLVPCVGIKILVQPLIHRRESPLRRLKQINSPVNL from the exons ATGGAGCCCGGCAGCGAGCAGCTGGGGCCGCCGGCACACAGCGCCAGTCCCACCTGCAGTGccggggagcaggaggagctgccctACGATGGAGACGAGGGGCCGAGCTCTAAGTACAGCAGCAATGCGGAGGGGCTGCGGGACTGCCCAGGGAACATGCCTCACGTGCTAAGTGTATCCTGCTCTGAAGATGAAGCAGCCTGCAAGGAACAGCTGCCCAACGCAAAGATGTCCAACGGCCTCTGGCGTCATTTTCCTGAAGGAGAGTTACTGAACACATGGCAGCTAATCGAGTGTGAGACCATACCGGAGACGTCCTACACTGAAAGCATTGGTGAAACAACAACCAAACCTGAGACTCACGAACACAGCCAAGGCTCTTCAACACCTGAACAGTGGGCAACGACAGGGGAAGAGTATCATCGAGAAAAGCAGGAGGATGGATGCACCGCTGGGAAAAATCCAAGTGTGCtaaatgaaaaatttgtttcaaagcGATCTGTTTCGGCTGCTGGTAGCTGCGGGTGCAGACACAACAGCTCCCAGTTGAGGAGCGGATACGAAGACACACACCGCTCTCACAACACGAAGGAACAGAGAGAAGTGTTTAAGAAAACCGCTTCATCTCCCAGGCTCATACATGGTGACGTCCACCAGTGCCTTCCTGACTTCTCTGAAATTACTTCAGAACTAAAAgtgccaaaaataaatgaaaatattaaatcagtTCCTACAACTGAACCAACAAAATCCTTCCCCATTTTGCTCAGTCAATCAGAAACTATGGACAACATTCTAGAAGGTAACTGTTCCCGTTCCGTTGAAGTAGAAAATCAAGAAATGAGAATTCCAGAACTGTTGCAACAGCTCAAG ATACTGCCTCAGCCGGATTTTGCACCTCCAAGCTTTGTTGTTTACTCGGGAGGCGCTGGGACATCTTCTCAAGTCTTTACAGCGCCTGCTCCTAAAACTACACAGCACTTGCCTGATCCAA GATTACCACATGGGACAATGGTATCAGCATTTCCAGCAGCTGGTACAGTACAAGTACACTGTCTGAGTCCTTCTAATTTACTGCCAGAACTAACACAAGGAGAAAAGATGTCTCAGATACTGAAAGAACAGACAGAtcaactgaaaattaaa GTGGAAGATTTCACTAAACGTATGACCCATGAGACATTCGTTCCACAAGACAATTACCTg GCATTAAATCAATTGAGAAAATACCTGGATGCCTTGGAAAGGAGTTACTTAACTGCTAGAGAGGAGCACCGTGTTTTACAGCTGCAGAACTACAAGGACAAGTCTATCCACGTTGGAGAGTTTGATCCTGAAAG AAAGGTGGAAGGGGAAATATTTAGACTTGGCACGCTGCTTGAAGACATCCAAGAGCAGACTGATGACTGCAAATACAGCTTGGCTCCTTCGCTTATTTCTGATGAATCTGCCCATTCATCAAATCCTCTTTGGGAG AGCTCAGTAGTTCCAAGCATTACTGATCCTCCAGAAGAAGCCACATTTCTTCACAAGAACAAGCGAGAAAATACAAGTCAGACAAGTGATGTAATCCCACAAACaaatcatctgttttctttcgAAGCTGCAAAGTGCAATCTTTGTCCTCACAT GTTACAAAAGAGAGCTGAATCAACTTCCAGAAGAGAAATGGAGCCTCTGGGAAAAGGTTATCTGCTAGCAAGCAAGCATTATTCCAGTGTAATG GCAGTGATTCAGAAGACATCTCAGCCTGTGACTCTTACGGTTCACAAAGCGAGGAATTTATGGAACATGAGACTGAAAGTTACAGAACACTCAATACAAGATTACATCAagagaaaaaag gatTTGAATTCAGATGCCCTAGAGAAAGCAGTTATCAACTCAAACACAGGAATTACAAACAGTCTGTTCAGTCTTGTGCCCTGTGTAGGAATAAAAATTCTGGTTCAACCT CTTATTCACAGAAGAGAATCTCCACTCAGAAGActcaaacaaataaacagccCCGTGAACTTGTAA
- the AKNAD1 gene encoding protein AKNAD1 isoform X2 encodes MEPGSEQLGPPAHSASPTCSAGEQEELPYDGDEGPSSKYSSNAEGLRDCPGNMPHVLSVSCSEDEAACKEQLPNAKMSNGLWRHFPEGELLNTWQLIECETIPETSYTESIGETTTKPETHEHSQGSSTPEQWATTGEEYHREKQEDGCTAGKNPSVLNEKFVSKRSVSAAGSCGCRHNSSQLRSGYEDTHRSHNTKEQREVFKKTASSPRLIHGDVHQCLPDFSEITSELKVPKINENIKSVPTTEPTKSFPILLSQSETMDNILEGNCSRSVEVENQEMRIPELLQQLKILPQPDFAPPSFVVYSGGAGTSSQVFTAPAPKTTQHLPDPRLPHGTMVSAFPAAGTVQVHCLSPSNLLPELTQGEKMSQILKEQTDQLKIKVEDFTKRMTHETFVPQDNYLALNQLRKYLDALERSYLTAREEHRVLQLQNYKDKSIHVGEFDPERKVEGEIFRLGTLLEDIQEQTDDCKYSLAPSLISDESAHSSNPLWESSVVPSITDPPEEATFLHKNKRENTSQTSDVIPQTNHLFSFEAAKCNLCPHMLQKRAESTSRREMEPLGKGYLLASKHYSSVMAVIQKTSQPVTLTVHKARNLWNMRLKVTEHSIQDYIKRKKDLNSDALEKAVINSNTGITNSLFSLVPCVGIKILVQPKRISTQKTQTNKQPRELVNRLSERNVNVKKSARNKPAINIRNRNTNDFNANILNSTLDHAIQTANSLKKATERMVQAISEDLAKVARNQL; translated from the exons ATGGAGCCCGGCAGCGAGCAGCTGGGGCCGCCGGCACACAGCGCCAGTCCCACCTGCAGTGccggggagcaggaggagctgccctACGATGGAGACGAGGGGCCGAGCTCTAAGTACAGCAGCAATGCGGAGGGGCTGCGGGACTGCCCAGGGAACATGCCTCACGTGCTAAGTGTATCCTGCTCTGAAGATGAAGCAGCCTGCAAGGAACAGCTGCCCAACGCAAAGATGTCCAACGGCCTCTGGCGTCATTTTCCTGAAGGAGAGTTACTGAACACATGGCAGCTAATCGAGTGTGAGACCATACCGGAGACGTCCTACACTGAAAGCATTGGTGAAACAACAACCAAACCTGAGACTCACGAACACAGCCAAGGCTCTTCAACACCTGAACAGTGGGCAACGACAGGGGAAGAGTATCATCGAGAAAAGCAGGAGGATGGATGCACCGCTGGGAAAAATCCAAGTGTGCtaaatgaaaaatttgtttcaaagcGATCTGTTTCGGCTGCTGGTAGCTGCGGGTGCAGACACAACAGCTCCCAGTTGAGGAGCGGATACGAAGACACACACCGCTCTCACAACACGAAGGAACAGAGAGAAGTGTTTAAGAAAACCGCTTCATCTCCCAGGCTCATACATGGTGACGTCCACCAGTGCCTTCCTGACTTCTCTGAAATTACTTCAGAACTAAAAgtgccaaaaataaatgaaaatattaaatcagtTCCTACAACTGAACCAACAAAATCCTTCCCCATTTTGCTCAGTCAATCAGAAACTATGGACAACATTCTAGAAGGTAACTGTTCCCGTTCCGTTGAAGTAGAAAATCAAGAAATGAGAATTCCAGAACTGTTGCAACAGCTCAAG ATACTGCCTCAGCCGGATTTTGCACCTCCAAGCTTTGTTGTTTACTCGGGAGGCGCTGGGACATCTTCTCAAGTCTTTACAGCGCCTGCTCCTAAAACTACACAGCACTTGCCTGATCCAA GATTACCACATGGGACAATGGTATCAGCATTTCCAGCAGCTGGTACAGTACAAGTACACTGTCTGAGTCCTTCTAATTTACTGCCAGAACTAACACAAGGAGAAAAGATGTCTCAGATACTGAAAGAACAGACAGAtcaactgaaaattaaa GTGGAAGATTTCACTAAACGTATGACCCATGAGACATTCGTTCCACAAGACAATTACCTg GCATTAAATCAATTGAGAAAATACCTGGATGCCTTGGAAAGGAGTTACTTAACTGCTAGAGAGGAGCACCGTGTTTTACAGCTGCAGAACTACAAGGACAAGTCTATCCACGTTGGAGAGTTTGATCCTGAAAG AAAGGTGGAAGGGGAAATATTTAGACTTGGCACGCTGCTTGAAGACATCCAAGAGCAGACTGATGACTGCAAATACAGCTTGGCTCCTTCGCTTATTTCTGATGAATCTGCCCATTCATCAAATCCTCTTTGGGAG AGCTCAGTAGTTCCAAGCATTACTGATCCTCCAGAAGAAGCCACATTTCTTCACAAGAACAAGCGAGAAAATACAAGTCAGACAAGTGATGTAATCCCACAAACaaatcatctgttttctttcgAAGCTGCAAAGTGCAATCTTTGTCCTCACAT GTTACAAAAGAGAGCTGAATCAACTTCCAGAAGAGAAATGGAGCCTCTGGGAAAAGGTTATCTGCTAGCAAGCAAGCATTATTCCAGTGTAATG GCAGTGATTCAGAAGACATCTCAGCCTGTGACTCTTACGGTTCACAAAGCGAGGAATTTATGGAACATGAGACTGAAAGTTACAGAACACTCAATACAAGATTACATCAagagaaaaaag gatTTGAATTCAGATGCCCTAGAGAAAGCAGTTATCAACTCAAACACAGGAATTACAAACAGTCTGTTCAGTCTTGTGCCCTGTGTAGGAATAAAAATTCTGGTTCAACCT AAGAGAATCTCCACTCAGAAGActcaaacaaataaacagccCCGTGAACTTGTAAACAGACTTTCTGAAAG GAATGTCAATGTCAAGAAGTCTGCCCGAAACAAACCTGCAATCaacatcagaaacagaaataccaATGATTTCAACGCAAAT attttaaattctACCCTGGATCATGCCATACAGACAGCAAACAGTTTGAAGAAAGCTACAGAACGAATGGTACAAGCAATTTCAGAAGATCTAGCTAAAGTTGCAAGAAATCAGCTTTAA
- the AKNAD1 gene encoding protein AKNAD1 isoform X1, translating into MEPGSEQLGPPAHSASPTCSAGEQEELPYDGDEGPSSKYSSNAEGLRDCPGNMPHVLSVSCSEDEAACKEQLPNAKMSNGLWRHFPEGELLNTWQLIECETIPETSYTESIGETTTKPETHEHSQGSSTPEQWATTGEEYHREKQEDGCTAGKNPSVLNEKFVSKRSVSAAGSCGCRHNSSQLRSGYEDTHRSHNTKEQREVFKKTASSPRLIHGDVHQCLPDFSEITSELKVPKINENIKSVPTTEPTKSFPILLSQSETMDNILEGNCSRSVEVENQEMRIPELLQQLKILPQPDFAPPSFVVYSGGAGTSSQVFTAPAPKTTQHLPDPRLPHGTMVSAFPAAGTVQVHCLSPSNLLPELTQGEKMSQILKEQTDQLKIKVEDFTKRMTHETFVPQDNYLALNQLRKYLDALERSYLTAREEHRVLQLQNYKDKSIHVGEFDPERKVEGEIFRLGTLLEDIQEQTDDCKYSLAPSLISDESAHSSNPLWESSVVPSITDPPEEATFLHKNKRENTSQTSDVIPQTNHLFSFEAAKCNLCPHMLQKRAESTSRREMEPLGKGYLLASKHYSSVMRFLSPEEKGLRFHTQGTLSQKCNADEENMKGNKNIQERKTGVCSIFTQRKPTDLSDTNLSSDSEDISACDSYGSQSEEFMEHETESYRTLNTRLHQEKKGFEFRCPRESSYQLKHRNYKQSVQSCALCRNKNSGSTSYSQKRISTQKTQTNKQPRELVNRLSERNVNVKKSARNKPAINIRNRNTNDFNANILNSTLDHAIQTANSLKKATERMVQAISEDLAKVARNQL; encoded by the exons ATGGAGCCCGGCAGCGAGCAGCTGGGGCCGCCGGCACACAGCGCCAGTCCCACCTGCAGTGccggggagcaggaggagctgccctACGATGGAGACGAGGGGCCGAGCTCTAAGTACAGCAGCAATGCGGAGGGGCTGCGGGACTGCCCAGGGAACATGCCTCACGTGCTAAGTGTATCCTGCTCTGAAGATGAAGCAGCCTGCAAGGAACAGCTGCCCAACGCAAAGATGTCCAACGGCCTCTGGCGTCATTTTCCTGAAGGAGAGTTACTGAACACATGGCAGCTAATCGAGTGTGAGACCATACCGGAGACGTCCTACACTGAAAGCATTGGTGAAACAACAACCAAACCTGAGACTCACGAACACAGCCAAGGCTCTTCAACACCTGAACAGTGGGCAACGACAGGGGAAGAGTATCATCGAGAAAAGCAGGAGGATGGATGCACCGCTGGGAAAAATCCAAGTGTGCtaaatgaaaaatttgtttcaaagcGATCTGTTTCGGCTGCTGGTAGCTGCGGGTGCAGACACAACAGCTCCCAGTTGAGGAGCGGATACGAAGACACACACCGCTCTCACAACACGAAGGAACAGAGAGAAGTGTTTAAGAAAACCGCTTCATCTCCCAGGCTCATACATGGTGACGTCCACCAGTGCCTTCCTGACTTCTCTGAAATTACTTCAGAACTAAAAgtgccaaaaataaatgaaaatattaaatcagtTCCTACAACTGAACCAACAAAATCCTTCCCCATTTTGCTCAGTCAATCAGAAACTATGGACAACATTCTAGAAGGTAACTGTTCCCGTTCCGTTGAAGTAGAAAATCAAGAAATGAGAATTCCAGAACTGTTGCAACAGCTCAAG ATACTGCCTCAGCCGGATTTTGCACCTCCAAGCTTTGTTGTTTACTCGGGAGGCGCTGGGACATCTTCTCAAGTCTTTACAGCGCCTGCTCCTAAAACTACACAGCACTTGCCTGATCCAA GATTACCACATGGGACAATGGTATCAGCATTTCCAGCAGCTGGTACAGTACAAGTACACTGTCTGAGTCCTTCTAATTTACTGCCAGAACTAACACAAGGAGAAAAGATGTCTCAGATACTGAAAGAACAGACAGAtcaactgaaaattaaa GTGGAAGATTTCACTAAACGTATGACCCATGAGACATTCGTTCCACAAGACAATTACCTg GCATTAAATCAATTGAGAAAATACCTGGATGCCTTGGAAAGGAGTTACTTAACTGCTAGAGAGGAGCACCGTGTTTTACAGCTGCAGAACTACAAGGACAAGTCTATCCACGTTGGAGAGTTTGATCCTGAAAG AAAGGTGGAAGGGGAAATATTTAGACTTGGCACGCTGCTTGAAGACATCCAAGAGCAGACTGATGACTGCAAATACAGCTTGGCTCCTTCGCTTATTTCTGATGAATCTGCCCATTCATCAAATCCTCTTTGGGAG AGCTCAGTAGTTCCAAGCATTACTGATCCTCCAGAAGAAGCCACATTTCTTCACAAGAACAAGCGAGAAAATACAAGTCAGACAAGTGATGTAATCCCACAAACaaatcatctgttttctttcgAAGCTGCAAAGTGCAATCTTTGTCCTCACAT GTTACAAAAGAGAGCTGAATCAACTTCCAGAAGAGAAATGGAGCCTCTGGGAAAAGGTTATCTGCTAGCAAGCAAGCATTATTCCAGTGTAATG AGATTCCTTTCACCAGAAGAAAAAGGTCTTAGATTCCATACTCAGGGTACGTTAAGTCAAAAGTGTAATGCtgatgaagaaaatatgaaagg aaataaaaacatccaggaaaggaaaactggaGTATGTTCAATCTTCACTCAGAGAAAACCAACTGATTTATCAGACACAAATCTGA GCAGTGATTCAGAAGACATCTCAGCCTGTGACTCTTACGGTTCACAAAGCGAGGAATTTATGGAACATGAGACTGAAAGTTACAGAACACTCAATACAAGATTACATCAagagaaaaaag gatTTGAATTCAGATGCCCTAGAGAAAGCAGTTATCAACTCAAACACAGGAATTACAAACAGTCTGTTCAGTCTTGTGCCCTGTGTAGGAATAAAAATTCTGGTTCAACCT CTTATTCACAGAAGAGAATCTCCACTCAGAAGActcaaacaaataaacagccCCGTGAACTTGTAAACAGACTTTCTGAAAG GAATGTCAATGTCAAGAAGTCTGCCCGAAACAAACCTGCAATCaacatcagaaacagaaataccaATGATTTCAACGCAAAT attttaaattctACCCTGGATCATGCCATACAGACAGCAAACAGTTTGAAGAAAGCTACAGAACGAATGGTACAAGCAATTTCAGAAGATCTAGCTAAAGTTGCAAGAAATCAGCTTTAA
- the AKNAD1 gene encoding protein AKNAD1 isoform X3, with amino-acid sequence MEPGSEQLGPPAHSASPTCSAGEQEELPYDGDEGPSSKYSSNAEGLRDCPGNMPHVLSVSCSEDEAACKEQLPNAKMSNGLWRHFPEGELLNTWQLIECETIPETSYTESIGETTTKPETHEHSQGSSTPEQWATTGEEYHREKQEDGCTAGKNPSVLNEKFVSKRSVSAAGSCGCRHNSSQLRSGYEDTHRSHNTKEQREVFKKTASSPRLIHGDVHQCLPDFSEITSELKVPKINENIKSVPTTEPTKSFPILLSQSETMDNILEGNCSRSVEVENQEMRIPELLQQLKILPQPDFAPPSFVVYSGGAGTSSQVFTAPAPKTTQHLPDPRLPHGTMVSAFPAAGTVQVHCLSPSNLLPELTQGEKMSQILKEQTDQLKIKVEDFTKRMTHETFVPQDNYLALNQLRKYLDALERSYLTAREEHRVLQLQNYKDKSIHVGEFDPERKVEGEIFRLGTLLEDIQEQTDDCKYSLAPSLISDESAHSSNPLWESSVVPSITDPPEEATFLHKNKRENTSQTSDVIPQTNHLFSFEAAKCNLCPHMLQKRAESTSRREMEPLGKGYLLASKHYSSVMRFLSPEEKGLRFHTQGTLSQKCNADEENMKGNKNIQERKTGVCSIFTQRKPTDLSDTNLSSDSEDISACDSYGSQSEEFMEHETESYRTLNTRLHQEKKGFEFRCPRESSYQLKHRNYKQSVQSCALCRNKNSGST; translated from the exons ATGGAGCCCGGCAGCGAGCAGCTGGGGCCGCCGGCACACAGCGCCAGTCCCACCTGCAGTGccggggagcaggaggagctgccctACGATGGAGACGAGGGGCCGAGCTCTAAGTACAGCAGCAATGCGGAGGGGCTGCGGGACTGCCCAGGGAACATGCCTCACGTGCTAAGTGTATCCTGCTCTGAAGATGAAGCAGCCTGCAAGGAACAGCTGCCCAACGCAAAGATGTCCAACGGCCTCTGGCGTCATTTTCCTGAAGGAGAGTTACTGAACACATGGCAGCTAATCGAGTGTGAGACCATACCGGAGACGTCCTACACTGAAAGCATTGGTGAAACAACAACCAAACCTGAGACTCACGAACACAGCCAAGGCTCTTCAACACCTGAACAGTGGGCAACGACAGGGGAAGAGTATCATCGAGAAAAGCAGGAGGATGGATGCACCGCTGGGAAAAATCCAAGTGTGCtaaatgaaaaatttgtttcaaagcGATCTGTTTCGGCTGCTGGTAGCTGCGGGTGCAGACACAACAGCTCCCAGTTGAGGAGCGGATACGAAGACACACACCGCTCTCACAACACGAAGGAACAGAGAGAAGTGTTTAAGAAAACCGCTTCATCTCCCAGGCTCATACATGGTGACGTCCACCAGTGCCTTCCTGACTTCTCTGAAATTACTTCAGAACTAAAAgtgccaaaaataaatgaaaatattaaatcagtTCCTACAACTGAACCAACAAAATCCTTCCCCATTTTGCTCAGTCAATCAGAAACTATGGACAACATTCTAGAAGGTAACTGTTCCCGTTCCGTTGAAGTAGAAAATCAAGAAATGAGAATTCCAGAACTGTTGCAACAGCTCAAG ATACTGCCTCAGCCGGATTTTGCACCTCCAAGCTTTGTTGTTTACTCGGGAGGCGCTGGGACATCTTCTCAAGTCTTTACAGCGCCTGCTCCTAAAACTACACAGCACTTGCCTGATCCAA GATTACCACATGGGACAATGGTATCAGCATTTCCAGCAGCTGGTACAGTACAAGTACACTGTCTGAGTCCTTCTAATTTACTGCCAGAACTAACACAAGGAGAAAAGATGTCTCAGATACTGAAAGAACAGACAGAtcaactgaaaattaaa GTGGAAGATTTCACTAAACGTATGACCCATGAGACATTCGTTCCACAAGACAATTACCTg GCATTAAATCAATTGAGAAAATACCTGGATGCCTTGGAAAGGAGTTACTTAACTGCTAGAGAGGAGCACCGTGTTTTACAGCTGCAGAACTACAAGGACAAGTCTATCCACGTTGGAGAGTTTGATCCTGAAAG AAAGGTGGAAGGGGAAATATTTAGACTTGGCACGCTGCTTGAAGACATCCAAGAGCAGACTGATGACTGCAAATACAGCTTGGCTCCTTCGCTTATTTCTGATGAATCTGCCCATTCATCAAATCCTCTTTGGGAG AGCTCAGTAGTTCCAAGCATTACTGATCCTCCAGAAGAAGCCACATTTCTTCACAAGAACAAGCGAGAAAATACAAGTCAGACAAGTGATGTAATCCCACAAACaaatcatctgttttctttcgAAGCTGCAAAGTGCAATCTTTGTCCTCACAT GTTACAAAAGAGAGCTGAATCAACTTCCAGAAGAGAAATGGAGCCTCTGGGAAAAGGTTATCTGCTAGCAAGCAAGCATTATTCCAGTGTAATG AGATTCCTTTCACCAGAAGAAAAAGGTCTTAGATTCCATACTCAGGGTACGTTAAGTCAAAAGTGTAATGCtgatgaagaaaatatgaaagg aaataaaaacatccaggaaaggaaaactggaGTATGTTCAATCTTCACTCAGAGAAAACCAACTGATTTATCAGACACAAATCTGA GCAGTGATTCAGAAGACATCTCAGCCTGTGACTCTTACGGTTCACAAAGCGAGGAATTTATGGAACATGAGACTGAAAGTTACAGAACACTCAATACAAGATTACATCAagagaaaaaag gatTTGAATTCAGATGCCCTAGAGAAAGCAGTTATCAACTCAAACACAGGAATTACAAACAGTCTGTTCAGTCTTGTGCCCTGTGTAGGAATAAAAATTCTGGTTCAACCT AA
- the STXBP3 gene encoding syntaxin-binding protein 3, with protein sequence MAPAVRGLKSLVWQKLKSAIFDDCRKEDEWKIILLDDYTTKLLSLCCKMTDLLAEGITVVENVYKNREPVPHMKAIYFITPTKKSVDGLIDDFISRSSSRYKAAYVYFTDFCPDNLFNKIKSSCSKSIRRCKEINISFFPYESQVFTLNVPDAFYRCYSPTLEKTKDKDAVMETMAEQIVTLCATLEENPGVRCKSAPSDNASKLAHLVEKHLEDYYKTDEKSQIKAKTHSQLIIIDRGFDPVSTVLHELTFQAMAYDLLPIENDTYKYKTDGSAGKEKEAILEEDDELWVKIRHKHIADVIEEIPKLVKEVSSKKKATEGKLSISSLSQLMKKMPHYRKEITRQVVHLNLAEDCMSKFKPNIERLCKTEQDLALGTDAEGQKVKDSMRVLLPVLLNKNHDNYDKIRAILLYIFSTNGTTQENLDKLIQNVQIESDSDMIRNWKYLDVPIISSSAVQQQKQTRRDRSLEETFQLSRWTPVIKDVMEDAIENKLDSKDWPYCSQCPPTWNGSGAVSARQKPKASYQDERKSSARLIIFVIGGITYSEMRSAYEVSQAHKSCEVIIGSTHILTPRRLLDEVKSLSKPKDTVCIKDE encoded by the exons AGCTGAAATCAGCAATATTTGACGACTGCAGGAAAGAGGATGAATGGAAG ATAATTCTTTTAGATGACTATACTACTAAATTGCTGTCACTCTGCTGTAAGATGACTGATCTGCTGGCAGAGGGTATCACAG tGGTGGAGAACGTGTATAAAAACCGGGAGCCTGTTCCACACATGAAAGCAATATATTTCATAACTCCGACCAAAAAG TCTGTAGATGGACTTATTGATGACTTCATCAGCAGATCATCAAGCAGATACAAGGCAGCATATGTGTATTTCACTGACT TTTGTCCTGATAACCTCTTCAATAAAATTAAGTCTTCCTGCTCCAAATCAATAAGGAGATGCAAGGAGATCAACATTTCCTTCTTCCCATATGAGTCTCAG GTATTTACTCTCAATGTCCCAGATGCATTCTACCGCTGTTATAGTCCAACTCTGGAAAAGACAAAGGATAAAGATGCTGTAATGGAAACAATGGCTGAACAAATTGTTACTCTGTGTGCCACACTAGAAGAGAATCCAGGAGTACGATGTAAAAG CGCGCCATCAGATAATGCCAGCAAACTTGCACACCTTGTTGAAAAACATCTTGAAGACTACTACAAAACTGATGAGAAAAGCCAAATAAAG GCTAAAACCCACTCACAATTAATAATAATTGATCGTGGCTTTGACCCAGTATCAACTGTGCTTCATGAACTCACATTCCAGGCAATGGCATATGATCTGCTACCAATTGAAAATGATACTTACAA GTACAAAACAGATGGAtcagctgggaaggaaaaggaagcaatTCTGGAGGAAGATGATGAGCTCTGGGTGAAGATTCGGCACAAGCATATTGCAGATGTGATAGA GGAAATACCAAAACTGGTGAAAGAAGTTTcatcaaaaaagaaagcaacagaaggaaaa TTATCAATATCCAGTTTGTCCCAATTGATGAAAAAGATGCCACACTATCGTAAAGAGATTACTAGG caAGTTGTCCACCTTAACTTAGCAGAAGATTGCATGAGCAAGTTCAAGCCTAATATAGAAAGGCTTTGTAAAACTGAACAG gacTTGGCTCTTGGAACTGATGCAGAAGGTCAAAAAGTGAAAGACTCAATGAGAGTCCTCCTGCCAGTTCTGCTCAACAAAAATCATGACAACTATGACAAAATTAGAGCTATTCTCCTGTATATCTTCAGCACAAATG GAACTACCCAGGAGAACTTGGACAAGCTGATCCAGAATGTACAAATAGAAAGTGATAGTGATATGATAAGAAACTGGAAATACCTTGATGTTCCTATTATCTcttca TCTGCTGttcagcaacagaaacaaacaagaagggACCGTTCTTTAGAAGAAACTTTTCAACTCTCTAGGTGGACGCCTGTTATCAAAGATGTTATGGAG GATGCTATAGAAAACAAACTAGACTCAAAAGACTGGCCCTATTGTTCCCAGTGTCCACCTACCTGGAATGGTTCAGGAGCAGTAAG tgcTCGCCAGAAACCTAAAGCTAGTTATCAAGATGAGCGAAAGAGTAGTGCAAGACTGATTATATTTGTGATTGGAGGGATTACATATTCTGAGATGCGCAGTGCTTACGAAGTTTCTCAAGCCCACAAGTCATGTGAAGTTATCATTG GTTCTACACATATTTTGACACCTAGAAGACTACTGGATGAAGTAAAGAGCCTCAGTAAACCCAAGGATACGGTCTGCATTAAGGACGAATAG